In a single window of the Flavivirga spongiicola genome:
- a CDS encoding T9SS type B sorting domain-containing protein, translating into MRFIYYFLLIFICGNNFILAQQISVDSNVGLQQLIEDNLVDGCVDISNITSSVNGNTHGLPSYGYFERASSNFPFENGIMLSTGSAASGGNGVITPTLSESSTTWGTDPDLETALGITNTLNATSIEFDIVSISNQIQFNYLFASEDYDGINPCLVSDGFVFLIREATSTGPYQNIALVPGTSDPVNTNNIRPNLLPACAPQNEQYFDGYNIGDTNYVGRTNVLTASTTIMPNVEYHIKIIIADQNDGTFDSAVFIEGDSFKILDLGEDIETCASATLLDADIQNPLATYAWYLDNNLIAGAINPTYNAIQSGTYRVVVTVDLNGASCPEEDEINVTLNTEEPITPISDYQLCDDVSGDGVEIFDLSTKNTELINNIPFSSYTFTYHYSDADARGNINAITTQIPNTVSPRQTIYVRIDDLDSNCFAYTTFDLVVNPVPNITSPSNLEICDEDDSPDGFAIIDLTQKDNEITNGQNNLIVSYHRNPADANTGNNPISSPYVNTNAPPNAEVVYVRVIDALTGCVNSSATLSVDITISPIVDRETLYLDACDRDLDGTANFDLTDALNNIVGGLPANVTPTFHESFDDANAGINPITNETNYQNTNFEQQTIYIRIEDDTTLCASIISLEIHTNLLLTGTDLGDFATCDDNDISDDIFRFDLTTVETEINNDLPNPATVTFYETEPDRDNNVNPIPKGTFYEALSPKVLYVRLDNGNCTEVGDITLLLNPILQFNPANPIPYCDTDDDGIVSIDLHSLDDMVTNGNPDFSVTYFTSFADADTQLNELPPFYTNANSIETIFARIENNANPLCATINSFQIEVVLAPAATQPTPFLICDTDDDGFSIINLEDKIPEVVTDPTGLDIDFFTSFDDANTFTNPIPSSDVTAFNATTQTIYIRVESTTNTSGCYNIVELEVIINTLPNIPAISNFQICQIGGGSTADFLLVDKDAEILNGQTGKEVFYFEDAAFTLSIDKNNIYQNTSSPQTIYVRVENITDANCFDTASFILQVSPDPVYNVPAPFLRCDDISNDGIDTFDLNEKILEIEGSTPPEPLNITFHFTRVDAENNNNALPLTYTNTRNPQTLYARIESDDSLCFVIEEVSINILAAPDITTPTALILCDEDYDGITAFDLTTADFEILDRIQTNLIINYFEDLGDINQNDGLDNTNEITTPSSFNSGAKTVYIKVANTLTSCFSVVPLELRVNLPPPINNIGVIPICDNDTDTFDLSTVDAMIVDDPSSINISYHNTQGDADNNLAPLNNIFNYTASSHTIFIRVSDVVTGCFIAPSFDLQINPNPVANTVASLITCDDNFDGLFEFDLLTLTANTILGTQNAPDYNITYYNDSVNAGAGTNAINNNYLASDGETIYARIENNHTGCFDTTEFTTRINPLPVIPIDDIVPLCTDNLPLVISAETGHPDDTYLWSTGATTSEILLNDINDIGNYSVTVTRSYITGNCPYTHPFSVIESEAATINFTTTVDFADPNSITVDINTNNTGNYVFILDDGEPQTSNIFENVTFGMHTVTVRDLNGCMDVTQDVMVFDVPKFVTPNSDGFYDTWHIVGIEFLPGTVVHIYNRHGKLLKTLPHTSIGWDGTYNGENMPSDDYWFSAEVIQNGNAFNLQGHFALKR; encoded by the coding sequence ATGAGATTTATTTACTATTTCTTGCTTATATTCATTTGCGGTAACAACTTTATACTTGCTCAGCAAATATCAGTAGACAGTAATGTTGGTTTACAGCAACTTATAGAAGATAACCTAGTAGATGGTTGTGTAGATATTTCTAATATAACATCATCAGTTAATGGTAATACCCATGGTTTACCGAGCTATGGTTATTTTGAGCGTGCCAGCTCAAATTTCCCTTTTGAAAATGGTATCATGCTCTCAACTGGTAGTGCAGCATCTGGTGGAAACGGTGTCATCACGCCTACGCTTAGTGAAAGTTCTACAACCTGGGGAACAGATCCGGATTTAGAAACCGCTTTGGGTATTACAAATACACTTAATGCGACATCTATAGAATTTGACATCGTATCTATATCCAACCAAATCCAATTTAACTATTTATTTGCTTCAGAAGACTATGATGGTATTAATCCCTGTCTAGTTTCTGATGGCTTTGTATTTCTTATTAGAGAAGCGACCAGTACGGGACCTTATCAAAATATTGCTTTAGTACCAGGTACGTCAGATCCTGTTAACACAAATAACATACGCCCTAACTTACTGCCTGCCTGTGCACCTCAAAACGAACAGTATTTTGATGGTTACAATATAGGTGACACAAATTATGTTGGACGAACCAACGTATTAACGGCATCAACGACCATTATGCCTAATGTCGAATATCATATTAAAATAATCATTGCAGATCAAAATGATGGCACTTTTGATTCCGCAGTATTTATTGAAGGAGATAGTTTTAAAATTTTAGACTTAGGTGAAGATATAGAAACTTGTGCCAGCGCAACGCTTTTAGATGCAGATATACAAAACCCTTTAGCTACTTATGCCTGGTACTTAGATAATAACTTAATAGCTGGCGCTATAAACCCTACCTATAATGCCATACAAAGTGGTACCTATAGAGTTGTAGTGACTGTGGACTTAAATGGTGCGAGTTGTCCTGAAGAAGATGAAATAAATGTCACATTAAATACAGAAGAACCTATTACGCCTATTAGTGATTATCAATTATGCGATGATGTAAGTGGTGATGGTGTTGAAATATTTGATCTTTCAACTAAAAATACGGAGCTCATTAATAACATTCCCTTTTCAAGTTATACGTTTACATATCATTATTCAGATGCAGATGCCAGAGGCAATATTAATGCTATTACTACCCAAATCCCCAATACAGTTAGTCCGCGACAAACTATTTATGTTAGAATAGACGATTTAGACAGTAACTGTTTTGCTTATACTACTTTTGACTTAGTTGTAAATCCAGTTCCTAATATAACCTCTCCATCAAACTTAGAAATTTGTGATGAAGATGATTCTCCTGATGGTTTTGCCATCATAGACCTAACACAAAAGGATAATGAAATAACCAATGGTCAAAATAATCTTATAGTGTCTTATCACCGTAATCCAGCAGATGCCAATACGGGTAACAATCCTATATCATCACCATATGTTAATACAAATGCACCTCCAAATGCAGAAGTAGTTTACGTTCGTGTGATAGACGCATTAACAGGTTGTGTTAATAGTTCTGCAACATTATCGGTTGACATTACAATTAGCCCCATAGTAGATAGAGAGACTTTATATCTGGATGCCTGTGATAGAGATTTAGATGGGACAGCCAATTTTGATTTAACAGATGCTTTAAATAATATTGTCGGTGGTTTACCTGCCAATGTAACCCCAACATTTCATGAGAGCTTTGACGATGCAAATGCTGGTATTAATCCTATTACTAATGAAACGAATTATCAAAATACAAACTTTGAACAACAAACTATTTACATAAGAATAGAAGATGATACGACACTCTGTGCTTCTATTATCTCTCTTGAGATTCATACCAACCTGCTTTTAACTGGTACAGACTTAGGAGATTTTGCTACATGTGATGATAATGATATTAGTGACGATATATTTAGGTTTGATCTAACTACTGTAGAAACCGAAATAAATAACGATTTACCTAATCCAGCTACTGTAACATTTTATGAAACAGAGCCAGATAGAGATAATAATGTTAATCCTATTCCCAAGGGTACGTTTTATGAAGCTTTAAGTCCTAAAGTATTATATGTGCGTCTGGATAATGGTAACTGTACAGAAGTTGGTGATATTACACTTCTATTAAACCCCATATTACAATTTAATCCTGCAAATCCTATCCCTTATTGTGATACGGACGATGATGGCATTGTTAGTATTGATTTACATTCACTTGACGATATGGTAACAAATGGTAATCCGGATTTTTCGGTTACTTATTTCACCTCCTTTGCGGATGCAGATACCCAATTAAATGAGCTACCACCTTTTTATACAAATGCGAACTCAATAGAAACTATTTTTGCTCGAATTGAAAATAACGCTAACCCTCTATGTGCTACTATAAATTCTTTTCAAATTGAAGTTGTTTTAGCGCCTGCCGCGACACAACCAACACCTTTTCTAATTTGTGATACTGATGACGATGGTTTTTCTATTATAAATCTTGAGGATAAAATCCCTGAAGTAGTAACGGACCCAACTGGATTAGACATAGATTTTTTTACGTCTTTTGATGATGCTAATACCTTTACAAACCCTATTCCTTCAAGCGACGTTACGGCTTTTAATGCAACCACTCAGACTATTTATATCAGAGTAGAAAGCACTACAAATACTTCTGGGTGCTATAATATTGTTGAACTTGAAGTTATTATTAATACCTTACCCAATATTCCAGCCATTAGTAACTTTCAAATTTGTCAAATAGGTGGTGGTAGTACTGCCGATTTCTTATTAGTTGATAAAGATGCAGAAATTTTAAATGGGCAAACAGGTAAAGAAGTTTTTTATTTTGAAGATGCCGCTTTTACTTTATCAATTGATAAAAACAACATATATCAAAATACATCGAGCCCGCAGACCATTTATGTACGTGTAGAAAACATAACGGATGCTAACTGTTTTGACACCGCATCATTCATATTACAAGTGTCACCAGACCCAGTTTATAATGTCCCAGCTCCTTTTTTAAGATGTGATGACATTAGTAATGATGGTATAGATACTTTCGATTTAAACGAAAAAATATTAGAGATAGAAGGTTCTACCCCTCCAGAACCTTTAAATATCACATTCCATTTTACCCGAGTGGATGCTGAGAACAATAATAATGCACTACCTCTCACTTATACAAATACCAGAAACCCACAAACTTTATACGCTAGGATTGAAAGCGATGATTCCCTATGTTTTGTCATAGAAGAGGTCAGCATCAATATTCTTGCTGCTCCAGATATTACTACCCCAACGGCCTTAATACTTTGCGATGAAGATTACGATGGTATCACTGCATTTGATTTAACAACGGCAGATTTTGAAATTTTAGATAGAATTCAAACCAATCTTATAATAAATTACTTTGAAGATTTAGGCGATATTAATCAAAATGATGGCTTAGATAATACCAATGAAATAACGACACCATCAAGTTTTAATTCAGGCGCTAAAACCGTTTATATTAAAGTAGCAAATACTTTAACTAGTTGTTTCAGTGTTGTTCCATTGGAATTAAGAGTAAACCTTCCCCCTCCTATTAATAACATAGGAGTGATACCCATATGTGATAATGATACAGATACTTTTGATTTATCAACTGTCGATGCTATGATTGTGGATGACCCTAGCTCAATCAATATTTCATATCACAATACACAAGGCGATGCCGACAATAATCTGGCACCACTAAATAATATATTTAATTATACAGCAAGTAGTCATACTATCTTTATAAGGGTGTCGGATGTTGTAACAGGTTGCTTTATTGCACCTTCATTTGATTTACAAATAAACCCAAACCCTGTCGCTAATACAGTTGCAAGTTTAATTACTTGTGATGATAATTTTGATGGCCTTTTTGAGTTTGATTTACTAACTTTAACTGCTAATACCATTTTGGGAACTCAAAACGCCCCAGACTATAATATTACCTATTATAATGATTCTGTTAATGCCGGAGCAGGGACCAATGCTATAAACAATAATTATCTAGCATCTGATGGAGAAACCATTTATGCCCGTATTGAAAACAATCATACAGGTTGCTTTGATACAACAGAATTTACAACGCGTATCAACCCTTTACCAGTCATCCCTATTGATGATATTGTTCCATTATGTACAGATAATTTACCTTTGGTAATTAGTGCAGAAACTGGTCATCCTGATGATACCTATTTATGGTCTACAGGTGCAACAACATCAGAAATATTACTAAATGATATTAATGATATAGGAAATTACTCAGTGACAGTTACCAGATCCTATATCACCGGTAATTGCCCTTATACGCATCCTTTTTCTGTCATAGAATCTGAAGCCGCTACTATAAACTTTACTACAACGGTTGATTTTGCAGATCCAAATAGTATTACAGTTGACATTAATACTAATAATACTGGCAATTATGTATTTATCTTAGATGATGGGGAACCGCAAACATCCAATATCTTTGAAAATGTCACATTTGGAATGCATACGGTCACTGTTAGAGATTTAAATGGATGTATGGATGTGACACAAGATGTTATGGTTTTTGATGTTCCAAAATTTGTTACCCCGAATAGTGATGGTTTTTACGATACTTGGCACATTGTAGGTATTGAGTTCTTACCAGGTACAGTTGTACATATTTACAACAGACATGGTAAACTTCTTAAAACTTTACCACACACATCTATTGGTTGGGACGGTACCTATAATGGGGAAAACATGCCTTCTGATGATTATTGGTTCTCTGCCGAGGTAATTCAGAATGGTAATGCTTTTAATCTTCAAGGGCACTTTGCATTAAAACGATAA
- a CDS encoding T9SS type B sorting domain-containing protein — MQSSAFYKKTLLIFIITITTQGYSQLSKTHYIPPLTSAEFGNANPEDQYIYLSTPSATDVPFTIKPVGQPISSYITGNVSNTTPQQISLGFGNGQLFIPSSQTSVVVNNKGYIIEAESTIYVSVRMNAGGGAQAGALVSKGLSALGTTFRVGSYTNENPQDNYLNFASVMATEDNTLVTFSNLPAGIIIKNYTGTTPINTTLNKGESYTIATNSSSSVINRDGLIGCLINSDKPVVVNCGSANGSFHNGNSRDYGIDQIVDLSKVGTEYIFVKGDGDNAWENILIVAHTDNTTISINGNTPIATINAGDYYLIEGNNYNANGNMYVETSLPTFAYQGVGATNSEANQGMFFVPPLSCEARGNLDNIANIEHIGGTNYTGGITVVTKSGATITINNTPISSFSTIGPSAVNGKSDYVTYKVTGLFGNISVESSDELYCAYFNFNGAATSGSFYSGFPSAPEINFDAQFATLGNCIPNITLEAANTQNFDSFEWWFDDGSGFQNLSISTPVLTPTVPGKYKLIGIITCTLERLESAEVPVSICPDDIDNDGIIDNIDIDNDNDGILNCTESRGDVTVNIANTNQPQLIFQDNTVNTSITSSTFIQNNSSGNTTNTITGTNSGGFTSIVQPAAHAESTYSLAFTESVNVKFMEDTAITHVATTGESFVAKISPVNKNITLIDPDDRLLIDSNFDGVFEANVTQISGSEIHFKINPTPSGNTPYQFFANQVDGFSFIHKLINTTTASTFSGEISLTCFKKDTDLDGIKDEFDLDSDNDGLPDIIENRGTLITLSNTDIDINGLDDIFDINILPLDSDTDGVFDFYDLDSDNDGIYDLIESGQLGTTLSDTNLDGVEDGPTYGTNGWADAAETAPDSNIIGYTPNDLDNDSIFTYLDLDSDGDTCSDVIEADFSDANGDDLLGDNLVTTNATGLVTNASDGYTIPNSNYLNVAPIAITTQPVDTEICELSNAIISPVSSTFDTIQWEVSTDGINWNTVVDNTIYMGSQTADLNITNTPLSYNTYQYRAFLNLAGNSCGLYSDEIVLTVHPLPVLNTPSTYSQCDDASNDGVASFNLTLNSIKEEIDPDHVAKNLIFSYYLDSNANNPIPNPQIFQNSTPFTPEIVWIGVEDSNGCFSLVSITLEVTPSSAVLALYNPTSIYQCDDGLDDRDGISTFDMSTIKNYISTTIFSTFNVTVHFYESQLDAELETNEILDIANHQNTNSPNTQDIWVRVKSDLGNNCLGLEVFPNLLTVEALPFANPIPPQIECDNDIDINDGMFPFDTTLIETILLNGQSLTDVSVNFTYLDIDGITVINSPTLPNPFLTSNQTVIARVTNNNTLDPDGACYDETAIEFKVDIQPIANPVSPLIVCDGDSGDLDDDGVFPFDTSVFSSTVLGTQSSTEIYFDYVDENGNSIIDSPSLPNPLISGNQTIVVEVINPDNMSCTATTTIELVVNPLPEFTINPEEIVCTSDPTFTVMLDPIETNINEPFIYEWAYEDGSILSNNSTLTVSTPGRYSITLTKTDSTGCSRTLHVDVKASEKATITQDDVTITDLSENNSVIIDPTNLGLGDYEYALRGEDAPFTVYQEDPSFNNVKAGFYTIYVRDAICGISTLDISVIGHSKFFTPNGDTINDHWKIKGINATFQPNSTVLIYDRYGKLLKQLTVQSDGWDGTFNGTLLPTDDYWFKVFLQDGREFSGHFTLKR, encoded by the coding sequence ATGCAATCATCTGCTTTTTACAAAAAAACATTGTTAATATTTATAATTACTATTACCACACAAGGTTATTCGCAATTAAGTAAAACACATTATATCCCACCATTAACAAGTGCCGAGTTTGGAAATGCCAATCCAGAAGATCAGTATATCTATTTATCAACACCCAGTGCAACAGATGTTCCATTTACCATTAAACCTGTAGGTCAACCCATCTCTAGCTATATAACTGGTAATGTTTCTAATACAACCCCTCAACAAATCTCCTTAGGTTTTGGAAATGGACAGTTATTCATTCCTTCATCACAAACCAGCGTAGTCGTTAATAATAAGGGGTATATTATTGAAGCTGAAAGTACTATCTATGTATCTGTAAGAATGAATGCAGGTGGAGGTGCTCAGGCTGGGGCTTTAGTTAGTAAAGGGCTTTCTGCATTAGGGACTACTTTTAGAGTAGGTAGTTATACCAATGAAAACCCTCAAGACAATTATTTGAATTTTGCATCTGTCATGGCAACCGAAGATAATACACTAGTCACTTTTAGTAACCTTCCTGCCGGTATTATTATAAAAAATTATACGGGAACCACTCCTATAAACACCACTTTAAACAAAGGTGAAAGTTATACTATAGCAACAAACAGTAGTTCCTCAGTTATTAACCGCGATGGATTAATAGGGTGTTTAATAAATTCGGATAAACCCGTCGTAGTAAATTGTGGTTCTGCTAATGGTAGCTTTCATAACGGTAACAGTAGAGATTATGGAATAGACCAAATTGTTGATTTATCAAAAGTCGGTACAGAATATATTTTTGTTAAAGGTGATGGTGATAACGCCTGGGAGAATATTTTAATAGTAGCACATACAGATAATACAACTATAAGTATAAATGGCAATACTCCAATAGCAACAATTAATGCAGGAGATTATTATTTAATAGAGGGAAACAACTATAATGCTAATGGCAATATGTATGTAGAAACCTCTTTACCTACTTTTGCTTATCAAGGTGTAGGAGCTACAAATAGTGAAGCCAATCAAGGGATGTTTTTTGTACCACCATTAAGCTGTGAAGCCAGAGGTAATCTGGATAATATAGCAAATATTGAACATATTGGGGGCACTAATTATACAGGAGGTATTACCGTAGTAACAAAATCTGGAGCTACCATAACTATTAATAACACGCCCATATCAAGTTTTTCTACAATTGGTCCGAGTGCTGTTAATGGGAAATCCGATTATGTCACTTACAAAGTTACTGGCCTTTTTGGAAATATATCTGTAGAAAGTAGTGATGAATTATATTGCGCTTATTTTAATTTTAATGGCGCAGCAACATCCGGAAGTTTTTATTCTGGCTTTCCTTCGGCACCAGAAATTAATTTTGACGCACAATTTGCAACCTTGGGAAATTGTATTCCCAATATCACTCTAGAAGCTGCTAACACTCAAAACTTTGATAGTTTTGAATGGTGGTTTGATGATGGATCTGGGTTCCAAAACCTATCTATAAGTACACCCGTTTTAACACCAACTGTACCAGGGAAATATAAATTAATTGGCATCATTACATGTACATTAGAAAGATTAGAATCGGCAGAAGTACCTGTAAGCATCTGTCCAGACGATATTGACAATGATGGTATTATTGATAACATTGATATAGATAATGATAATGACGGTATACTTAATTGTACAGAATCAAGAGGTGATGTTACTGTAAATATTGCGAATACGAACCAACCACAACTTATTTTTCAGGATAATACCGTTAATACTTCAATAACTTCATCGACATTCATTCAAAATAATAGTTCTGGAAATACAACAAATACCATTACAGGCACAAACTCTGGTGGTTTTACAAGCATTGTTCAACCGGCAGCTCATGCAGAAAGTACATATTCATTAGCTTTTACTGAATCAGTGAATGTGAAATTCATGGAAGATACAGCAATTACACATGTGGCAACCACTGGTGAATCTTTTGTTGCAAAAATTTCACCTGTAAATAAAAACATCACACTCATAGACCCCGATGATCGCTTATTAATCGATTCCAATTTTGATGGTGTTTTTGAAGCAAATGTGACTCAAATTTCGGGATCCGAAATTCATTTTAAAATAAACCCTACCCCTTCAGGCAATACGCCTTATCAATTTTTTGCTAATCAAGTTGATGGGTTTTCTTTTATCCATAAATTAATAAACACAACTACAGCTTCCACATTTAGTGGTGAGATATCCCTTACCTGCTTTAAAAAAGATACAGATTTAGATGGTATTAAAGATGAATTTGACTTAGACAGTGATAATGATGGACTTCCAGATATTATTGAAAATAGAGGTACACTGATAACATTATCAAATACAGATATAGATATTAATGGATTAGATGACATTTTTGATATTAACATTTTGCCTTTAGATTCTGATACTGATGGTGTTTTCGATTTTTACGATTTAGACAGTGACAATGATGGGATCTACGATTTAATAGAATCTGGGCAGCTTGGTACTACATTATCCGATACCAATCTAGATGGTGTTGAAGATGGTCCAACTTATGGTACAAACGGATGGGCGGATGCCGCTGAAACTGCTCCCGACAGTAACATCATTGGGTATACACCAAATGATCTAGATAATGATTCCATATTTACTTATCTTGATTTAGATAGTGATGGTGATACCTGTAGCGATGTCATTGAAGCTGATTTTTCTGATGCAAATGGGGACGATTTATTAGGAGACAATTTGGTCACAACAAATGCTACCGGATTAGTTACAAATGCTAGTGATGGTTATACCATTCCTAATAGTAATTATTTAAATGTTGCCCCTATAGCTATTACAACGCAACCCGTTGATACTGAAATTTGTGAACTTTCAAATGCCATAATATCTCCAGTATCATCAACATTTGACACTATTCAATGGGAAGTTAGTACTGATGGTATTAACTGGAATACCGTAGTTGATAATACTATTTATATGGGGTCTCAAACAGCTGATTTAAATATTACGAATACGCCTTTATCTTATAACACCTATCAATATCGAGCTTTTTTAAATTTAGCTGGAAACAGTTGTGGTTTATATTCTGATGAAATTGTATTAACCGTTCACCCATTACCTGTTTTAAATACTCCCAGCACATATTCGCAATGTGATGATGCTTCCAATGACGGTGTAGCTTCATTCAATTTAACATTAAATTCTATAAAAGAAGAAATAGATCCTGATCATGTTGCTAAAAATCTTATCTTTTCTTATTATTTAGATAGTAACGCAAACAATCCAATTCCTAATCCACAAATTTTTCAAAATTCAACGCCATTTACCCCTGAAATAGTTTGGATTGGAGTTGAAGATTCTAATGGGTGTTTTAGCTTGGTTTCAATTACTTTGGAAGTCACCCCTTCAAGTGCTGTACTTGCACTTTACAACCCTACTTCTATATATCAATGTGATGATGGTTTAGACGATAGAGACGGTATTTCTACATTTGATATGTCCACTATTAAAAACTATATTTCTACAACTATATTTTCTACGTTTAATGTGACTGTTCATTTTTATGAAAGTCAATTGGACGCAGAATTAGAGACAAACGAAATTCTAGATATTGCTAATCATCAAAATACAAATTCACCAAATACACAAGACATTTGGGTGCGTGTAAAAAGTGATTTAGGTAATAATTGTTTGGGATTAGAAGTATTTCCGAATTTATTAACTGTTGAAGCTTTGCCCTTTGCCAATCCAATTCCCCCTCAAATTGAATGCGATAATGATATAGATATTAACGATGGTATGTTTCCTTTTGATACAACTTTAATTGAAACAATCTTACTTAACGGACAATCTCTAACTGACGTTTCTGTAAATTTCACCTATTTAGATATTGATGGCATTACCGTGATCAATTCACCTACATTACCAAACCCATTTTTAACATCTAACCAAACTGTTATAGCTAGAGTAACAAACAATAACACCTTAGATCCTGACGGTGCTTGCTATGATGAAACAGCTATTGAGTTCAAAGTAGATATCCAACCCATAGCAAATCCTGTTTCACCCCTAATAGTATGTGATGGTGACTCGGGTGATTTGGATGATGATGGTGTATTTCCTTTTGATACTTCTGTATTTAGTAGTACGGTTCTTGGAACTCAATCTAGTACAGAAATCTATTTTGATTATGTTGATGAAAATGGCAACTCAATTATAGACAGTCCTTCCTTACCAAATCCCTTGATTTCAGGAAATCAAACGATTGTAGTAGAGGTTATAAACCCTGATAATATGTCTTGTACAGCTACTACAACTATTGAACTCGTAGTGAACCCTTTACCGGAATTCACCATTAACCCGGAAGAAATTGTCTGTACTTCCGATCCAACATTTACCGTCATGTTAGACCCTATTGAGACTAATATTAACGAACCGTTTATTTATGAGTGGGCTTATGAAGATGGTTCTATACTTTCTAATAATTCTACATTAACAGTATCAACCCCTGGAAGGTACTCAATCACCTTAACTAAAACTGATAGCACGGGTTGCTCCAGAACCTTGCATGTAGATGTGAAAGCTTCAGAAAAAGCAACCATTACTCAAGATGACGTTACCATTACAGACCTATCCGAAAACAACTCGGTTATTATCGATCCTACCAACCTCGGACTTGGTGATTATGAATATGCTCTAAGAGGAGAAGACGCTCCTTTTACAGTTTATCAAGAGGATCCTTCCTTCAATAATGTAAAAGCAGGCTTTTACACGATCTATGTTCGTGATGCTATTTGTGGTATCTCAACTTTAGATATTTCTGTTATTGGCCATTCAAAATTTTTCACACCCAATGGCGATACTATTAATGATCATTGGAAAATTAAAGGCATAAATGCCACATTTCAACCAAATAGTACTGTTTTAATTTACGATAGGTATGGAAAATTATTAAAACAAC